TGTTGAATTCAAACAATGAGATTATAAAAGCACAGTAGATTGAAATACACCTACTCTATATAAATTATGTATTAGCTGAGATGATTCATTTTTTGATTACGAGTTAAATGAACAAATAAAACTTCCGATTTCTGGTGAATTTTATATGGCAGTAGTTGATGAAAATGGTAATATTCCAGGTTTAAATGATTTTCCCCCATCTGAACCTAGTAATCCAAATCCAGAACCTAAACCTGAAGTTCCACCAACACCATCAATTCCTGAAGAAAAACCAGAAAAACCCAATCCACCTATTGTTCCAGAAGAACCAATAATTCCAGAAGTGCCATCTGAACCTACACCACCAAAACCAAGCGAAAATCAAACAATAACTTCTGCAATTAATAATATAAAACAAATTAATGCTAATAAGAATAAAACAGAAAGTGATTTTAAGATTATATTAGATATTAATGAACAAAAATCTAAGTGATCGAAAGAAGAACAAGAATATTTCATTCAGCAATGTAAAGAAACTAATATTGATTTTGATAACTTAGTATTAGAAGCACAAAACTTTGTTAATAATAATTCTAATAACAATTCATCAAACAATCTTTTATGGTTAATTAGTATTCCGGTTGTGATAATTTTACTTGCTGGAGTATTTATTGCAATTCATTTAATTAAGAAAAAAAATAAAACGTTAATAAATTAATTTTTTAACTTAGATCAAATTTCAATATTTATAAAATTTTTAACAAATTAAAAAGTTAAAAAAATACAAATTTAAAATAAATTAATTAATGATTTATTCAAATATTTTAGTTTAATTTTTATTAAATTTTATATTATATATACATGTTATAATTATATGGATTATTAATAACATAACAATTTATATTTATATTATTTTCAAGGTATTAAAAATGGCAAATCAAAGTGAATTGATTAAGCAATTAAGAGCTATGACTCAAGCTGGTTTCATGGATTGCAAAAAAGCTTTAGATAACACAAACAATGATTTAGATGCAGCAGTAAAATGATTGCGCGAAAATGGAATAGCTAAAGCAGCTAAAAAAGTAGATAGTGTTGCCGCTGAAGGAATTATAGCTCTTAAAAATAATGAGAAAAAAGCAATCATGTTAGAAATAAATTCTCAAACTGATTTTGTTTCTAAAAATGATTTATTTTTGAATTTTGTTTCAAATTTATCAAACACAGTATTTGAAACTAATTTAGAAGATGTTCAAAAAATTAGAGAATTAAAACTAGAAACAAGTAAATCAATTGAAGAAACTGAAATTGAACTAACTGCAACTATTGGGGAAAAAATTTCATTAAGAAGAGTGGCTAATGTTAATATTAATTCTGATGAATCTGTAAGTACTTATTTACATGCAAATAAACGTATTGGAGTTATTGTTGTAACTTCGGCTACTAATAATTTAGAATTTTTGAAACATTTAGCAATGCATATTGCCGCAAATAATCCAAAGTTTGTTAATAAAGATAATGTTGAATCAACATGACTTGAAAATGAAAAACAATTGATTGATTCTCAAGTTAGAATGGATGATGCTGTAAAAGAAAAAATTGCAAAAGCTCCAGCAGATAAAAAAGATAATTTATTAAATACTATTATTGATGGAAGAGTTAACAAATTATTAATTGAATCTTGCCTAGAATCACAACCATATTTGATTGATAATTCCAAAAAAGTAAGTGATGTATTAAAAGAAAATAATGTTGTTATTAAAAAATTCATTAGATTTGAAGTTGGAGAAGGAATTGAAAAAAAAGTTGATAATTTTGCTGAAGAAGTGAAATCTCAAATGAACAAATAAGTAGATTGTATCTATGAAGAAAACAAGAAAAACTAGAATTTTAATAAAAATTAGTGGTAGTTCTTTGCAAAATCCTAACACAACTGATACATTTGATTTAAAACGTTTGGATAATTTATGTAAACAAATTGCCATTTTACACAAAAAATATGAAATTGGAATTGTTGTTGGTGGCGGAAATATTTGAAGAGGAAAGTTATCTAAAGATCTAAGAATGGATCAGCGAAGAGCTGATTATATTGGAATGGTTGCAACAATTATTAATGCATCTTTGATTGATACTCAATTAGATGTTTATAATGTAAAAAGTTGTGTTTTGTCATCTATTCCTTGTCCACATTTAACTAATATTATTACTCCAGACAATATTGATAATGCATTTAGTGAAAATAAAGTAGTTATTTTTGCTGGCGGAATTGGTGCTCCATTTTTTACAACTGACACAGGTGCAGCATTAAGAGCAATTGAAATAAATGCAAAATTAATTTTAGTTGGTAAAGATGGAGTTGATGGAGTTTATAGTTCAGATCCTAAAAAAAATCCAAATGCTAAATTTTATTCAAAATTAACTTTTAAACAAGCATTAAAAGAAAAATTATCTATAATGGATTTAACTTCATTTACAATGTGTCAAGAAAATGATATTGAACTTATTATTTTTAATATTGAAAAACCAAATTCAATTATTAATGCAATCAGCGGAAAAATAAAAAGAACATTAGTTTCAACAAATTAAGGAATATGATTTATTTATGGAATTAAAAGATTATGAATCGATGTTTAACGATTTAGCTAATAAAAAAATTGAATGATTGAAAACTGAATTACATAAAATTCGTTCAGGTAGAGCTATGCCTAACATGGTTGATAATATTCGTGTTGAATACTACGGTGAAATGACTCCAATGAATCAAATAGCTCAAATTCAAATTCCTGAACCTAGAGAAATATTAATAAAACCATATGATAAATCAAGTATAGGTGCAATTCAAACAGCTTTGAGCAAACCTGAATTACATTTTAATTCACAAGTTGATGGTGATAAAATTAGAATCAAGTTACCACAATTAACTGAAGAAAATCGTAAAGAGTATGTAAAACATTCAAAACAAATTGGCGAAAAATGTAAACAAGAAATTCGTTTAATTCGAAGAGATGTTTTGCAAAAAATTAAACAAGATAAACATGAAGATGAAGATTTTGTAAGATTTTTAGAAGATGAAGTTGAAAAAATAACTAAAAAATTTAATAGTGAGTTAGATTCTATTATTCAAGCAAAAGAAAAAGAGTTAACAACTTTATAAACTTAAATATTTTTATGAATATTCCAACACATATAGCTTTTATTATGGATGGCAATGGTCGATGAGCAAAAAACCAAAATAAAAAAAGAGTTTTTGGTCATTACGAAGGTGCAAAAAGATTAAAAGATATTGTTAATTTTTCTGTTGAAAAAAAAATTAAATTTGTTTCATTTTTTGCTTTTGGAATTGATAATTGAAAGCGGCCTAATAGCGAAGTTTTGTATATTTGAAATCTTGTCAAAAAATTTCTAACAAAAAAATCAATTAAATGGTTAATGGACAATAATGTTAGATTTAGATGAATTGGTTTTCCTGATAAAATTATTAAAAAAGAAATATTAAAACTCTTAAATGATGTTGTTAATTTAACTAAAAATAATAATGGAACTTCAATTAATTTATTCATGAATTATAGTGGGCGAGCTGATATATTAAATGCTGTAAATTTGTTAAAAAATAATTCAGAAAAAATAACAGAAAAAAAATTTAATAGTAAATTATTAACAAGTGATTTGCCTGATGTTGACTTATTAATTAGAACAAGTGGCGAAGAAAGAATTAGTAATTTTATGTTATGACAAATAAGTTATTCTGAAATTATTTTTTCAAAATTAATGTGACCTGAATTTGGTGTTAAAAATTTTATTGATTGTATTAATATTTATAATAAAAGAGTTAGAAGATTTGGAGGTTTGTAAAAATGAAAATTAATAAAAAACCCCAATCAAGACTTTTAGTTTCTTTATATTTAATTATTTATCTAATTTTATTACTAACATTTTCTGCATTGAGTGATAGTTTTAATAGTTGATCTCCTTGGTCGCCAACATTAGTTGAACCGAAAGCTTATGATTTAATTACATCAGATCATTTTACTACTACCATATTAACATTTAAAGATACATATGAAAATGCAGCAACTAGATTTGCAATGGCATTTATATCTGTTACTTTAATTGCAATGTTAGGTTATTTCTTTTCAAAAGAATTAAATAAACTAATTTTTAAAAATAATAAAGGTTCTTTTTATTCTATATTAGGTTCTTTTGTTTTTAGTTTTTATTTAATATCTATGATTTATATTGTTCCTTTGTATTTTTTTAATAGTCAAATAGATCCTAATCAACCAGAATTATCAATGGACGTAGGTAGAAATATAAATCTTGATTTTTGATTTGGAAATATTAGAGTTTATGATGGACAAAGTTTTGCTTTATTTGGTTTAATTATCACTTCAATATGTGTATTTTTTATGTTGTTAATTATTGATTTTGTTTTGCTTTTTGTTTATAAAATAATTAATAGAAAAAACATTTTTGCATTATTGTTTATTCACCTAATTACAATTTTTGGAATGATTACTGTTTCTTATATTTTGATTGTACGTGGTTGAACAACTTTATTGTTAATTGGTGCTATAGCTAGTTTAACAGATGTATTTGCATATTTGTTTGGTAAAAAATTTGGTCACAAGCAATTGGTAGCAACAATTAGTCCAAATAAAACATGAACCGGAGCCATTTGTGGAATTTTATTTGCTTCATTATCAATAATTTTAATTATTTTGTTGTATGCTATTCCAAGTTTTAAAGCTATTCTTGTTGATAATCCTAGTGCTTATGAGATGGCCCCCCAAAAATATGATCCTCATAACTTAATAACTAATTTATTTGTTGTTACTTTTAGTTTAACTGGAGCCACATTTAAAGTTTATTGATGAGCAACAACGATTATGTTTATTATTTTTTTATCAATTATTTCAATTATAGGTGATTTATCATTTAGTTTTATTAAACGTAAATATCAAATAAAAGATTATGGTGATTTTTTAGGTAAACATGGTGGTTTTTTAGATAGATTTGATTCTATGGCACTGATTTTCTTTACATACATGCTTTATTTATTATTTGTTTTTATTATTTCAGGAAGATCAATGCTTGCTCCTAATACTTATGCCACAAATTTCGGAGCAAATAGTATAGTAGTTGGTTTGTAATATGAAAATTGTTATTTGCGGCGCCACAGGAAACATTGGACAACAAACAATTGATGTAGCAAAAAAATTTAATCACGAAATTGTCGGAATTACTTTTAATTCCCAACATGAAAAAGCCAAAGAAATTATTAAACAATTAAAAATTCCTTATTATTTGTGTCACAGTGATTCAAATAAAGGAAATGTCGAATCATTTGATGAATTATTAAAATTAACAAATCCTAAAATGGTCATAAATGCAATCAGTGGATATTTTGGATTAAATATAAGTTCAATTACATTAAAACATAAAATTGATTTAGGTTTAGCAAACAAAGAATCAATGGTGATGGCTGGACATTGATTAAATCAAATAGCTAAAAAAAATAAAGTATTAATTTATCCAATTGATAGCGAACATTCATCTTTTTATAAAGTATTAAAACATTTGAATAAAAATTCTATAAAAAATCTTATTATAACCGCAAGTGGTGGACCTTTTTGAGGTTATAGTAAGTCGCAATTAAAATCAATTGAGTTGAAGCAAGCATTAAACCATCCCACTTGAAAGATGGGACCTAAAATTAGTATAGATTCAGCGACATTAGCTAACAAAGCTTTTGAAATAATTGAGCTTTTTCATCTTTTTAAAAATAAAAATATTATTCCTATTAGGCATAAACAATCAATTGTTCATGCTATTGTTCAATTATCTGATAATTCATATATTTTTAACTCTTCCATACCAGATATGAAATTATCTATTCAATGATGCTTAGAGCAATATAAATTTTCCACTAATTCGATTATTAAACCTTTAAATTTAAATAATTTAAATCTTTCATTTGAAACAATTAATGAAAATGAATATCAACTAATAAAAATAGCAAAAGATGTTATAAATTATCCAAACACAACTAGAGGTGTTGTGTTTAATGTAGTTAATGATTTTGCTGTTGATTTGTTTTTAAATAAACAAATTGCTTTTTATCAAATTGTTCCTCTTATTATTAATTTCTATAATATGTATCCACATAAAAAAATTACAGGTTTGGTTTCAATTAATTTTTTAATTCCTAACTTAATTGAAAAGTTAAAATCTAATTGAAAAGATTTTTTGTAATATGAATTCTTTAAATATATTTTTGACAATATTAATTATTTTGTTTTCTGTAATAATTTGTTTAACAATACACGAATTAGGTCATTTTGTATTTGCAAAAATATTTAAAATGAATGTTAAAGAATTTTCAATTGGTTTTGGTCCCAAAATATGGCATACTTTTAGCAAAAAAAATTATATGCGTTTTTCAATTAGATTGTTGCCGCTTGGAGCATATGTTTTAATAGATTCAGAAGAATTAAGAGAAGCTTATTTAGAATCTCCAAATTCAAAAAAATATAATTTTTATTTAAGACCTAAACTTTATAATTTAATTTTGTTTAACGAAGCTTTTTATTGACAAAAAATAATTGTAATGCTTGGTGGAATTTTTTTTAATTTATTAGGTTTTGTGTTTTTTTGGGGAATTTGAAGCTTAATTAATTTGGGCTCATCTTTAATGTTGCTAGATTTTTTGAAAAATTTTTTTATAAATATTGGGAAATCATTTGTTTTTTATAATTTATGGAATTCAAACATAATCCCACCTATTCCTGGTACTCAAACTATAATAAATGGTGATTTTTTATTAAGATATTTAATTTCAATCAATTTAGGAACATCAATTTTAAATGTTATTACAATTTCGCCATTAGATGGTTGAAAAATTTTTCAAACTTCTTTTGAAAAAATATTTAATAAAAAATTATCAAGAAAAATTCAAGAAAGTTTGTCATTAATTGGTGTTATTATCATTTTATGAATTACAATTGGTAATATTGCCAACGCTATAGCATAGAATAGTATTATGATTTCTAAAATTGAACAAATTATTTTTAAATTTGACCTTTTAACTAAAAATGAATGAGATTATATAAAAGATCAAGTTAATAAATCAAAAGTTATTTTTAAAAAAGATTTTGATCTTTTGTGTATTGATCTTGAACTTAATAATTTTATTGATCCTAAAACATCATATAAATTAATTAATAACAGCAAAAATGTTAAAGAAATATCAATTGCTTTTAGATTATTTGTAAAAAAAGAATCAGATTTAAATTCTTTGGTAGATCACATAAATTATTTTTTTAATGTTGTTGTTAAAATTCCTAATTTAGTGCCAACAATTAATAATTTAAATAATTACCAAATTGATATCGATACAATAACCATTAATATTACTAATGAATTAGAATTAAAAATTTTAAATCAATTCAAAAATGATTTATTAGATTTTTTAATTGAATCAGGATTTTCTAAAAAAACGAAAATTAATATTGTTTGCTTGCAACCTACCATTGTGGAAAATTTAATTAATGAAAATCATTTTTCTAAACAAATATCTCCAGAAAAAAAAGAAAATGTAAAATCTATTAAAATTTCATCAAATAAACTAAAAACAAAAATTGAAAATTTTAACATTGATAAATGTCTATCATTAAATTCAATAAGTAAAGTTCCTGTAAAAGATCTTAATGAAATTAAATTAGGTGACAAAAATATTGTTGTCCTAGGTAAAATTTTTGAAATTGTAGAAAAAAACATTAAAGATAATAATTTGATATTTAATATCAAAATAACAGATTATAAAAATTCTTTATATTTAACAATATTAAATACAAAATTTTCCAATTTATCAATAGAATATTTAAGAACATTTAAAATTGGCTCATGAGTAAAAGTTCAATGTAACATTGTAGAAAATAAATATAGAGCAAATGAATTGTCAGGAGTAGTATCTAAAATTGTACCTACTGAAATTCCTAAAGAATTTTTACGTATCGATAGAAATGAACTAAAGAAAATAGAATTTACTTTTCATTCTAAAATGTCTGCATTTGATGGAGTCAATTCTGCATCAGAATATTTGGATTTTGCTAAAAATCAAAATTGAGATTATGTGGCTATAACTGATATAAATAATGTTCAAGCTTATCCTGAAATTCAAAAAAATTCAAAAGGAATTAATATCATTTACGGTTTAGATTGTGAAATTTCTGATGATGAAGTGCCTATTGTTTTAAATTCTAAAAATGTTTTATTGGATGAAGCTACATATGTAATTTTTGACTTAGAAACTTCTGGTTTGCATTCTTATTATGATGAAATTATTGAATTTGGTGGAATAAAAGTTAAACATGGGAATATCATTGATAAAATTAATTTTTTTATAAATCCTGGTTTTGATATTTCAGAAAAAACATCAGCACTTACTAAAATTACAAATCAAATGATAAAAGAAAAAGGTTTGTCAATAATAGAAGGTTTAAAAAAAATTTATGAATGAATAGAAGATTCAGTTATAGTTGCTCATAATGGAATTGAATTTGATTTTCAATTTTTACAAACAAAATTTTTTCAACACAACATTGGAACATTAACTAATCCAATGATTGATACATTAAGATTATCATGAGCAATAAATGAACAATATGCATATCACTCTTTAGGAACAATAGCTAGAAAATTAAAAATTAATTATGATGAATTAACAGCTCATAGAGCGAATGTTGATGCTGAAGTTTTATATGAAGTTTTTAAGCATTTTAAGTTATATTTGTTTAATAACAAAATTAATAATTTAAATCAAATAAATGAAAAATTACAAAATATTTCTTTACACAAACGTTATCGTGGAAATAGATCATTAATTTATGCTAAAAATCAAAAAGGTTTAAAGGCTATTTATGAACTTGTTTCTAAATCATTAACAACTAATTTAGTCACTAGACCTAAAATTTATTGAAAAGATATAAAACCATATAGAAATGATTTAGTTATATCATGTAGTCCAAATGAAGGTGAAATTTTTAAAACTGCTTTAAACAATGATGATAAACTTTTGGAAAATAGAATTGATAAATATGATTTCATTTTAATAAGTCCACCTAATTGAAATAATCATTTAATTCAAATTGGCGATTTAAATATCAATTTTGTTGAAAATGCCATTTCTAGAATTATTAAAGCTTCAAATAATGTTAAAAAATTAGTTGTTGCAACAAGTGATGCTTATTACATAAATCAATGAGAAAGTGAATATTATAAAATTGTTATTTGTACAAAAATTTTAAATGGATTATATCATCGTTTCTTTAAAAAAAGTAATGGTAATATTCAACATACTCCAATAGCTCATTTACGAACTACTGATGAAATGATTGATGAATTTAAATTCTTAAATGATGAAAAATTAATTAGAGAGATAGCTTATGAAAATGGTCATAAAATTGTAAATCAATTTAAATTTGCAAATATTGAACCATTAAAAAAAGGTTTATTTGTTCCTAAATTAGAAGGCGCAAATGAACAATTAAAAGAATTAACATATAAAAATGCAAAATTAAAATATGGTGATCAATTACCAGATATTATCCAAAATCGTATAAATTTGGAATTAGATTCAATTATTAACAATGGTTATGGAATCATTTATTGAATTGCGCATTTATTAGTACAAAAATCTAATGATGATGGTTATTTAGTTGGTAGTAGAGGATCTGTGGGTTCTTCATTAGTTGCTACATTGACAAACATTTCTGAAATAAATCCATTACCACCTCATTATATTTGCAAATCATGTAAATATTTAAATTTTGAAACTAATGTTGATGATGGTTTTGATTTGCCAACTATTAAATGTCCTAAATGTAATAATGAAATGGTAGGTGATGGTCATGATATTCCTTTTGAAACCTTCATGGGTTTGAAAGGAAACAAAGTGCCAGATATTGATTTAAATTTTTCTGGTGAATATCAAACTAATGCACACAATTATGTAAAAAAATTATTTGGAGAATCTCATACATTACGCGCAGGAACAATATCAACCGCAGCAGAAAAAACTACTTTTGGTAATGTGCGTAATTATTTTAATGATTTTGCCCAAATTGATTTTATAAGGCAAACAGAAGTTGAAAGATATGTTAAAGGATTATTAGGTATCAAAAAAACTACGGGACAACATCCTGGGGGAATAATGGTTTTTCCGAAAGAAAATGATATTACTGATTTTACTCCTTATAATTATCCAGCTGATGATATTTCTAGTGAGTGAAAAACAACTCATTTTGCATTTGAATTTTTACACGATTCTTTATTAAAACTTGATATTCTAGGTCACGATGATCCAACAATGTTAAAGATGTTAAAAGACATCACAGGTATTGATCCAATTTCAATTCCAAATTATGATAAAAATGTTTTAAAGTTATTTTCTGGATTAGAAAGTTTAAAAATTAATTCTCAAGATTTGTGTGGAGAAAAAACAGGAGCTTTAGGTATTCCAGAATTTGGTACTGATTTTGTTAGAAGAATGTTAATTGATGCTAAACCAATTTCATTTGCTGATTTAATTCGTGTATCTGGTTTATCGCATGGAACAGATGTATGAAATAATAATGCACAAGTTTTAATTCAAAAACATAATTTAAAATTACATGAAGTTATTGCTTGTCGTGATGACATTATGGTTTTCTTAAAAAAATGTGGATTAAATGATCATGATGCGTTTGATATTATGGAATTAGTAAGAAAAGGCAAATCTTTACCTAAAGATAAAATTGATTTAATGTTGGAACATAATATTCCTGAATGATATATTAATTCATGTCAAAAAATTAAATATATGTTCCCCAAAGCTCATGCTGCTGCCTATGTTTTAACTGCTTGAAGAATCGCTTGATTCAAAATTAATTATCCTTTGCAATATTATGCAACATTATGTTCAATTAAAATTAAAGAACACGATATATCAAAATTTATTTTAGGTAAAAATGCAATAATAGAAGAATTACAAAGTATTCGAAAAAAATTAAATAATCCTAAAACTAAAAAAGAAGTAACTAGCAAACAAAGTGAATTAGTTTCAACATATGAAATTTATTTAGAAATGATTGCGCGTGGATGTGAAATCACTCCTATATCAATAGAAAAATCCATGGCAAAAGAATTTATTGTATTGGACAATAAAGTTGTTCCACCATTTTCAACTATTCAAGGTTTAGGTGAAGTTGCTGCTGAATCTATTATTATCGCAAGAAAAGAATCACCTTTTGTTTCTATTGAAGATTTAGCAAAAAGAACTAAATTAAATAAAACTCACATTAATCAAATGCGCGAAATTAATATTTTAGATCATTTGCCAGAGGATAATTCAATAAAACTGTTTTAGTTTTTACTTCATAAAGTCTAAAAATGGGTTTCGACCCTTTTTTAAAATTTTACCCATTTCTTCCATTTGGCGTTTAGAATCTTCTCATTTTTTTAACAACTTATTTAGTTCATCAGGTTTTCTTCCTGAACCATTAATAATGCGTGCTTTCCGAGATGATTCTTTTTGTAAAATTTTAGGATTTCTTCTTTCCTTCAAAGTCATTGAAGACATTAAAATTTTTCATATTTTTATTTGTTCTTCAATTTCGTCAATTTTATCACTACTTATTTTTAATGAACCTGGCATCATTTTCATAATGGAGCTTAAGCTACCCATTCGATTCATTGCATTCATTTGTTTCATTAAATCTTCTAAATCCATTTTGCCTGATAACATTTTTTGAAATGTTTTGGTTGTATCTTTTTCATCAATTGTTTCAGCTGCTTTTTCAGCCAAAGTCATTACATCACCAAGACCAAGAATACGATCTGCCATTCTTTCAGGATAAAAGATATCTAGTGATCCTATTCTTTCACCAATTCCAGTAAATTTAATAGGTACATTAAGTAAACTAGTTAAAGAAAGTGCAGCTCCCGCTCTTGCATCTGAATCTAATTTTGTAATAATGATACCTGTTAGTTTTAAATAATTATTAAATTCATTAGCAACATTAATTATTTCTTGGCCCGACATTCCATCAACAACTAAAATAATTTCATCCGGACTTATATTTTTTTTAATTTCAACTAATTCATTCATTAATTCTTGATTTGTTTGTAATCTACCAGCTGTATCAAATAAAATTACATCATTGTTGTTTTGTTTAGCAATATCAAGTGCTTCATTAGCTGTTATAGATGGATTTTGAGTTCCTTTTTCATAAAAGTTACAGTCAACTTCTTCAGATAGTGTTTTTAATTGTTCAATAGCAGCGGGACGATATACATCAAGTGCAACCATCATTGGTTTTTTATTATGTTTTGTTTTAAGATAATGAGCTAATTTTCCTACGCTTGTTGTTTTACCTGAACCTTGTAATCCAACTAAAACAATTTTCAAGGGGTTTTTGTTTACATTTAATGAACTAGTTTGTTTACCTAGAATGTTAACCAATTCATTTTTGATTATTGTTAAAAATATTTGCTGAGGATCTTGACCGACATTCACAATTGTTCCAATTGTTTTTTCTCGAATGGCTTTTATAAAATTTTTAACAACTTGTAAATTTACATCAGCATCTAATAAAGCAATTCGAATTTCCTTTAAAACTTCAGCTATATCATCTTCTTCAATTGTTTGCGTTTCTAATTTTTTTCTCATTTTTCTAGAAACGATTGAAGTTATCATTGTTTTAAGCATAGTCTAAAATCCTAATTTTTGTTTTGAAATACTTGTAAATTATATTTTTAATTTTTTATTAAATTGATATTTTATATTTAATTTATATAAATTTAATCATTTAAAACTTTATTAAAAAATTTCAAATTTTTTCATTTCTTATTCACTTAAATAATATTAGGTGAATAGATGAAATCTCTTTTTTATAAATTTAAATCAAAAAATTACATAATTAACAAAATAAATTTTTTTGAGTAATTGTAATAAATTAAATAATTTTTGATTTTTTCTATTTACTTTTTGTGTAGGCCTAATATATTTAGTATTTACTAAAAATATTTTTCTTGCTATTGTTTTTATCTTTTGTTTTATTACATGTTTGTGTTTCAAAATTCAAATTAAAAAAATTATTTTAATTATTTTAATTGCAATTTTCTTTTTGATATTAGCATTCATTTATAAAAAATTTGAAATAGATAAATTAACTTTTAAAAAGTTATTAGATTTAATACCTGAAGAATTTAATTTGCGAAAACTATTAATCAAACAAGTTCAACAATACAACAATTTAAAAATTAGTAATTTACTTTTGTTAATTGTTTTTAATGAAAAAACTTCCTTTTTAAATGAATTTTATAAAAAAATAGTGAATATAGGTATAGTACATTTAGTAGTTATTAGTGGACTACATTTAAATCTTATTAATACATTAATATTAAAAATATTTAAAAAATATTTAAGAATTTCTCAAATTTTGAGTTTATTTATTATTTTAATTTATAGTTATTTTTTAAATTTTTCTTTCGGGGTTATTAGAGTTGTTATTTCAATTTTTATTGGAGCATTTTTT
This is a stretch of genomic DNA from Mycoplasmoides pirum ATCC 25960. It encodes these proteins:
- the tsf gene encoding translation elongation factor Ts, producing the protein MANQSELIKQLRAMTQAGFMDCKKALDNTNNDLDAAVKWLRENGIAKAAKKVDSVAAEGIIALKNNEKKAIMLEINSQTDFVSKNDLFLNFVSNLSNTVFETNLEDVQKIRELKLETSKSIEETEIELTATIGEKISLRRVANVNINSDESVSTYLHANKRIGVIVVTSATNNLEFLKHLAMHIAANNPKFVNKDNVESTWLENEKQLIDSQVRMDDAVKEKIAKAPADKKDNLLNTIIDGRVNKLLIESCLESQPYLIDNSKKVSDVLKENNVVIKKFIRFEVGEGIEKKVDNFAEEVKSQMNK
- the pyrH gene encoding UMP kinase, whose product is MKKTRKTRILIKISGSSLQNPNTTDTFDLKRLDNLCKQIAILHKKYEIGIVVGGGNIWRGKLSKDLRMDQRRADYIGMVATIINASLIDTQLDVYNVKSCVLSSIPCPHLTNIITPDNIDNAFSENKVVIFAGGIGAPFFTTDTGAALRAIEINAKLILVGKDGVDGVYSSDPKKNPNAKFYSKLTFKQALKEKLSIMDLTSFTMCQENDIELIIFNIEKPNSIINAISGKIKRTLVSTN
- the frr gene encoding ribosome recycling factor codes for the protein MELKDYESMFNDLANKKIEWLKTELHKIRSGRAMPNMVDNIRVEYYGEMTPMNQIAQIQIPEPREILIKPYDKSSIGAIQTALSKPELHFNSQVDGDKIRIKLPQLTEENRKEYVKHSKQIGEKCKQEIRLIRRDVLQKIKQDKHEDEDFVRFLEDEVEKITKKFNSELDSIIQAKEKELTTL
- the uppS gene encoding polyprenyl diphosphate synthase, whose amino-acid sequence is MNIPTHIAFIMDGNGRWAKNQNKKRVFGHYEGAKRLKDIVNFSVEKKIKFVSFFAFGIDNWKRPNSEVLYIWNLVKKFLTKKSIKWLMDNNVRFRWIGFPDKIIKKEILKLLNDVVNLTKNNNGTSINLFMNYSGRADILNAVNLLKNNSEKITEKKFNSKLLTSDLPDVDLLIRTSGEERISNFMLWQISYSEIIFSKLMWPEFGVKNFIDCINIYNKRVRRFGGL
- a CDS encoding phosphatidate cytidylyltransferase, producing MKINKKPQSRLLVSLYLIIYLILLLTFSALSDSFNSWSPWSPTLVEPKAYDLITSDHFTTTILTFKDTYENAATRFAMAFISVTLIAMLGYFFSKELNKLIFKNNKGSFYSILGSFVFSFYLISMIYIVPLYFFNSQIDPNQPELSMDVGRNINLDFWFGNIRVYDGQSFALFGLIITSICVFFMLLIIDFVLLFVYKIINRKNIFALLFIHLITIFGMITVSYILIVRGWTTLLLIGAIASLTDVFAYLFGKKFGHKQLVATISPNKTWTGAICGILFASLSIILIILLYAIPSFKAILVDNPSAYEMAPQKYDPHNLITNLFVVTFSLTGATFKVYWWATTIMFIIFLSIISIIGDLSFSFIKRKYQIKDYGDFLGKHGGFLDRFDSMALIFFTYMLYLLFVFIISGRSMLAPNTYATNFGANSIVVGL
- a CDS encoding site-2 protease family protein — translated: MNSLNIFLTILIILFSVIICLTIHELGHFVFAKIFKMNVKEFSIGFGPKIWHTFSKKNYMRFSIRLLPLGAYVLIDSEELREAYLESPNSKKYNFYLRPKLYNLILFNEAFYWQKIIVMLGGIFFNLLGFVFFWGIWSLINLGSSLMLLDFLKNFFINIGKSFVFYNLWNSNIIPPIPGTQTIINGDFLLRYLISINLGTSILNVITISPLDGWKIFQTSFEKIFNKKLSRKIQESLSLIGVIIILWITIGNIANAIA